A genomic segment from Sulfuritalea hydrogenivorans sk43H encodes:
- a CDS encoding (Fe-S)-binding protein: protein MANKRVGLFVTCLVDLMRPRIGFATLKLLETAGCEVIVPDTQTCCGQPAWNSGDAPGAVALAKKTIAEFEGFDYVVTPSGSCGDHIRTEYPTLLAEEPDWCGRAMALASRTYELTDFLATVLKVDSVPGDHDGTITYHDSCSGLRSLGIKQQPRALLAMMKGVTLKEMNGCEECCGFGGTFSVKFGEVSAAIAERKCDNVLASGAQAVVGGDLGCLLNIEGKLRRMGDETTQVLHVAEVLAGRV from the coding sequence TTGGCAAACAAGCGCGTAGGACTTTTTGTGACCTGCCTGGTGGATCTGATGCGTCCGCGCATCGGCTTTGCCACCCTGAAGCTGCTGGAAACCGCCGGCTGCGAAGTGATCGTGCCGGATACCCAGACCTGTTGCGGCCAGCCGGCATGGAATTCCGGCGATGCGCCAGGCGCGGTGGCGCTGGCCAAGAAGACCATCGCCGAGTTCGAGGGCTTCGACTATGTGGTGACGCCGTCGGGGTCCTGCGGCGATCACATCCGGACCGAGTACCCGACCCTGCTGGCGGAAGAGCCCGACTGGTGCGGTCGCGCCATGGCGCTCGCCAGCCGCACTTACGAACTGACCGATTTCCTGGCGACGGTGCTGAAGGTCGACAGCGTGCCGGGCGATCATGATGGCACCATTACCTATCACGACTCCTGCAGCGGCCTGCGCAGCCTCGGCATCAAGCAGCAACCGCGCGCGCTACTGGCCATGATGAAGGGCGTGACACTCAAGGAGATGAACGGCTGCGAGGAATGCTGCGGTTTCGGCGGCACCTTTTCGGTCAAGTTCGGCGAGGTGTCGGCCGCGATCGCCGAGCGCAAGTGCGACAACGTCCTGGCCAGCGGCGCGCAGGCCGTGGTCGGAGGCGACCTCGGCTGCCTGTTGAACATCGAAGGCAAGCTGCGGCGCATGGGCGACGAGACGACGCAGGTGTTGCATGTCGCCGAAGTGCTGGCCGGGAGGGTCTGA
- a CDS encoding HAD-IC family P-type ATPase, producing MTLPRPPPAGNGNPPWHALPVGDALACHGVDANNGLTQEEAAARLERDGPNRLSVQPGRSALQRFLNQLTEPLVLVLIGSGVVTAGLGEWIDSSVIFGVVIVNAVIGFLQEGKAEAALAALARAVATEVTVLRDGRRRRMDAVHLVPGDVVWLSAGDKVPADLRLISGKQLRTVEAALTGEAAPTDKHFDPLPADTLLADRRNMAYAGTTVVAGQGQGLVIGTADATETGRISGLIAGAPEIATPLTKKMAEFAGLLLWVILGLAALTFVIGVWRGESMAAMMVAAVALAVGAIPEGLPAAMSITLAIGVSRMAKRRAIIRHLPAVESLGSTTVICSDKTGTLTENAMTVTEIWAGGEAFGVSGQGYKPEGELRLRGEIAVPPAPTLGDAVSGSAGDMALGTALRETLLAGALCNDAALYHEHRQWQITGDPTEAALLVVARKGGLDETTLHNVFPRRDELPFDSARQTMATLHAIEGRSMVYAKGAIEKLLPACRNMLAADGSEAPLDTAALEASAALMATRGLRVLALARRQLAAGDELTEAAISAGMVLVGLVGMIDPPRVRAVGAVRTCHAAGIRVKMITGDHAETARAIAGQIGIVKAGDAATVLTGRDLARLDDEALKAAARNVDVFARVEPEQKLRLVRALQAQGEVVAMTGDGVNDAPALKQADIGIAMGMGGTDVAKEAAAMVLTDDNFATIEAAVEEGRGIYDNLVKFITWTLPTNFGEGLVILAAIVAGVTLPITPLQILWINMTTAVLLGLPLAFEPAERGIMHRPPRPPGAPVLDAVLIERVVLVGILMLAGAFGMFLLAGERGQSMAEARTIAMNVFVAIEIVYLFNCRSLRLPVTAVAAFSNPWVWAGAGLQLVLQMAITYWAPLNNAFATAPIDLRAWGEISLIALVAMGIIELEKRWRGAAG from the coding sequence ATGACACTCCCTCGTCCCCCGCCAGCCGGGAACGGCAATCCGCCATGGCATGCCCTGCCTGTCGGTGATGCGCTCGCCTGCCATGGTGTCGACGCGAATAATGGCCTGACGCAGGAAGAGGCGGCCGCGCGACTGGAGCGCGACGGCCCCAACCGGCTGAGCGTGCAGCCCGGACGCAGCGCATTGCAACGTTTCCTGAACCAGTTGACCGAGCCGCTGGTGCTGGTGCTGATCGGCTCCGGCGTGGTCACCGCCGGCCTCGGCGAATGGATCGACAGCTCGGTCATCTTTGGCGTCGTGATCGTCAATGCCGTGATCGGTTTTTTGCAGGAAGGCAAGGCCGAGGCGGCGCTGGCGGCGCTGGCCCGGGCCGTGGCGACCGAAGTCACCGTGCTGCGCGACGGCCGCCGCCGGCGCATGGACGCCGTGCACCTGGTGCCGGGCGATGTGGTCTGGCTCAGCGCCGGCGACAAGGTGCCGGCCGACCTGCGACTGATCTCGGGCAAGCAGTTGCGAACCGTGGAGGCGGCGCTCACCGGCGAAGCGGCGCCGACCGACAAGCACTTCGATCCGCTGCCGGCCGACACCCTGCTGGCCGACCGGCGCAACATGGCGTATGCGGGCACCACGGTAGTGGCCGGCCAGGGACAGGGGCTGGTGATCGGCACCGCCGATGCAACCGAGACCGGCCGCATTTCGGGCCTGATCGCCGGCGCGCCGGAAATCGCCACGCCGCTGACGAAGAAGATGGCCGAGTTCGCCGGCCTGCTGCTCTGGGTGATTCTCGGACTGGCCGCACTCACCTTCGTCATCGGCGTCTGGCGCGGCGAATCGATGGCGGCGATGATGGTGGCGGCCGTGGCGCTCGCCGTCGGCGCGATCCCCGAGGGCCTGCCGGCGGCAATGAGCATCACGCTGGCGATCGGCGTCAGCCGCATGGCCAAACGCCGCGCCATCATCCGCCATCTGCCGGCGGTTGAATCGCTGGGCAGCACCACGGTGATCTGCTCGGACAAGACCGGCACGCTGACGGAGAACGCGATGACCGTCACCGAAATATGGGCCGGCGGCGAAGCCTTCGGCGTCAGCGGCCAGGGCTACAAGCCGGAAGGCGAACTGCGGCTTCGCGGTGAAATCGCCGTACCGCCAGCGCCGACTCTCGGGGATGCCGTCTCCGGCTCGGCCGGAGACATGGCTCTCGGCACCGCATTGCGCGAAACCCTGCTCGCCGGCGCCCTGTGCAACGACGCCGCGCTGTACCACGAGCACCGCCAGTGGCAGATCACCGGCGATCCGACCGAGGCCGCGCTGCTGGTCGTGGCACGCAAGGGTGGACTCGACGAAACCACGCTGCACAACGTGTTTCCGCGCCGGGATGAACTGCCCTTCGATTCGGCGCGACAAACCATGGCCACCCTGCACGCCATCGAAGGGCGCTCGATGGTGTACGCCAAGGGGGCGATAGAAAAGCTGCTGCCGGCATGCCGCAACATGCTCGCCGCCGACGGCAGCGAAGCTCCGCTCGATACCGCGGCACTGGAGGCCTCGGCTGCGCTCATGGCAACCCGGGGGCTGCGCGTGCTGGCCCTGGCACGTCGGCAACTGGCTGCCGGCGACGAGTTGACCGAAGCCGCCATCAGCGCCGGCATGGTGCTGGTGGGCCTGGTCGGCATGATCGATCCGCCGCGTGTGCGCGCCGTCGGCGCGGTGCGCACCTGTCATGCGGCAGGCATCCGGGTGAAGATGATTACCGGTGATCATGCCGAAACGGCGCGGGCCATCGCCGGACAGATCGGCATCGTCAAGGCGGGTGATGCCGCCACCGTGCTGACGGGGCGCGATCTGGCCCGCCTCGATGACGAAGCGCTCAAGGCGGCCGCGCGCAACGTGGATGTCTTTGCCCGCGTCGAACCGGAACAGAAGCTGCGCCTGGTGCGCGCCCTGCAGGCGCAAGGCGAAGTGGTCGCCATGACCGGCGACGGCGTCAATGATGCACCGGCGCTGAAGCAGGCCGACATCGGCATCGCCATGGGCATGGGCGGCACCGACGTGGCCAAGGAGGCCGCGGCGATGGTGCTCACCGACGACAACTTCGCCACCATCGAAGCAGCGGTCGAAGAAGGGCGCGGCATCTACGACAACCTGGTGAAGTTCATCACCTGGACCCTGCCGACCAACTTCGGCGAAGGCCTGGTGATCCTGGCCGCCATCGTCGCCGGGGTCACGCTGCCGATCACGCCGCTGCAAATACTCTGGATCAACATGACCACCGCGGTGCTGCTTGGCCTGCCGCTGGCCTTCGAGCCGGCGGAGCGCGGCATCATGCATCGACCGCCGCGGCCGCCGGGGGCGCCGGTGCTCGATGCGGTGCTGATCGAGCGCGTGGTGCTGGTCGGCATCCTGATGCTGGCCGGCGCCTTCGGCATGTTCCTGCTGGCCGGGGAACGCGGCCAGAGCATGGCCGAGGCGCGCACCATCGCGATGAACGTCTTCGTCGCCATCGAGATCGTCTATCTGTTCAACTGCCGCTCGCTGCGCCTGCCGGTCACCGCCGTCGCCGCGTTTTCCAACCCCTGGGTCTGGGCCGGGGCCGGCCTGCAGCTCGTACTGCAAATGGCGATCACTTACTGGGCGCCGCTCAACAATGCGTTTGCCACCGCACCGATCGACCTTCGTGCCTGGGGAGAAATTTCCCTCATCGCGCTGGTGGCGATGGGCATCATCGAACTGGAAAAGCGCTGGCGGGGCGCCGCCGGATAA
- a CDS encoding IclR family transcriptional regulator has translation MPSPRTDAAPEARSGIQVIERMMKLLDVLSYHPDPVSLKQLALETGLHPSTAHRILAAMATSGFVERADPGTYRLGIRLLELGNVVKSRISIREAAMPLMQRLHQQLGESVNLGVRQGDEIVYVERTSSGRSSVRVVHLVGARAPLHVTAVGKLYLAEDGPQKLREYVKRTGLPGYTPTSLTTLAALEREVDRARRHGVAFDNEEIEQGLRCIAAPVRDDTGELVAGLSVSAPAERHSPDWAELVKETANAISLAIGYTPPTGGRQA, from the coding sequence GTGCCTTCACCCCGCACGGATGCCGCGCCGGAAGCCCGCAGCGGCATCCAGGTCATCGAGCGCATGATGAAATTGCTCGATGTCCTTTCCTACCATCCCGATCCGGTCAGCCTCAAGCAATTGGCGCTGGAGACCGGCTTGCATCCATCGACCGCGCACCGCATCCTGGCCGCCATGGCCACCTCCGGCTTTGTCGAGCGCGCCGATCCGGGCACCTATCGGCTGGGCATTCGCCTGCTGGAGCTCGGCAACGTCGTGAAATCGCGCATCAGCATCCGCGAAGCCGCGATGCCGCTGATGCAGCGCCTGCACCAGCAGCTCGGCGAGAGCGTCAATTTGGGGGTGCGCCAGGGCGATGAGATCGTCTATGTCGAACGCACCTCCAGCGGCCGCTCGTCGGTGCGCGTGGTGCATCTGGTCGGTGCCCGCGCTCCGTTACATGTCACCGCGGTGGGCAAGCTCTACCTGGCCGAAGATGGCCCGCAAAAACTGCGCGAATACGTCAAGCGCACCGGCCTGCCCGGCTACACGCCGACCTCGCTGACCACGCTCGCCGCCCTCGAAAGGGAGGTCGATCGCGCGCGGCGTCATGGCGTGGCTTTCGACAACGAAGAAATCGAGCAGGGACTGCGCTGCATTGCCGCGCCGGTGCGCGACGACACCGGCGAACTGGTCGCCGGCCTTTCCGTCTCCGCCCCGGCCGAACGCCACAGCCCGGACTGGGCCGAACTCGTCAAGGAAACGGCCAATGCCATTTCGCTCGCCATCGGCTACACGCCGCCGACAGGCGGGCGCCAGGCATGA
- a CDS encoding LutC/YkgG family protein, with translation MSSREEILGRVRAGLHRNASNAAAGREVMHAALANRGSGPQPAMDASPKALLERFRVKSELQSSTVDIVAEESAVPAAVARYLTSMTLPKAAVAQPALAHLDWAAAGLTVEARGARDADLVGITGCFCAVAETGTLMVCSSPDTPATVSLLPETHIAVVRASRILPYMEDAWDLARKELGTLPRAVNFISGPSRTGDIEQTIVLGAHGPYRVHLVIVEG, from the coding sequence ATGAGTTCTCGTGAAGAAATTCTGGGCCGTGTCCGCGCGGGCCTGCATCGCAACGCAAGCAATGCCGCCGCGGGCCGCGAAGTCATGCACGCGGCCCTTGCGAACCGCGGCAGCGGTCCGCAGCCGGCCATGGACGCCAGCCCCAAGGCGCTGCTGGAACGTTTCCGGGTGAAGTCCGAACTGCAATCGAGTACGGTCGATATCGTGGCCGAGGAATCCGCCGTGCCTGCTGCGGTGGCCCGCTACCTGACGAGCATGACTCTGCCGAAAGCGGCAGTCGCCCAGCCGGCGCTGGCACATCTGGACTGGGCGGCAGCGGGGCTCACGGTCGAGGCGCGCGGCGCGCGCGATGCCGACCTGGTCGGCATTACCGGCTGCTTCTGCGCCGTTGCCGAAACCGGGACGCTGATGGTCTGCTCGTCGCCCGATACGCCGGCGACGGTCAGCCTGCTGCCGGAGACGCACATTGCGGTGGTCCGCGCTTCGCGCATCCTGCCCTACATGGAAGATGCCTGGGATCTGGCGCGCAAGGAACTCGGCACCTTGCCGCGCGCCGTGAATTTCATCTCCGGCCCATCACGCACCGGCGACATCGAGCAGACGATCGTGCTAGGGGCACATGGGCCGTATCGAGTGCATCTGGTCATAGTGGAGGGCTGA
- a CDS encoding bifunctional diguanylate cyclase/phosphodiesterase, with product MSSAQHLAAHTGHRIRLVMLLGLAALGVMAVIASMLWNARQERLREAGKTTLNYSAIIEARLDATLRRCDTVLLTLTRTLPLEALQTSAIAAHTARISATLDSSLLNFDEISGIRVFGAGGDLLYTSGEMPANGINISDRGYFQSLRDQPGAGLVFSEVIVSRATGRETITASRALRDAQGRFRGVVTIGLKLEYFQKLFQSLAIGAHGLISIRRSDDFRLVLRWPPIDAEINQPLPANALTRSAISAGQREGTTEYKGVLDGITRTFSFHVLEPYPFYVLSALAHDEVLAGWRRTATTLGASSALLLALMVYLLLRLARMETRQQALLAGQSESEEVFRHLFEDMNDPILLIRDGAFVDCNAATLKLLGYSSKQQFLDRRPAEISPEHQPDGRSSEEKAAAMITTALQMGYHRFEWMHSRADGSNVPVEVTLTPITMSGAVVLHTLWRDISERLAAERRLRLLANVFERSGEAIMITDRDNRILEVNQAFVRLTGYGADEVRGHNPSILSSGRTTREEFKAMWQAIENDSFWQGEVWDKRKDGSFYPKWLTISAVRNGRGEIDYYIGSFADMTERKAAQERINHLALHDTLTGLPNRYNLQGRLDQALATARRDAGRVALLFIDMDRFKNINDTLGHHLGDGLLQEVAVRLTASVRDSDVVARLGGDEFVVVLTGVEAAAAGTVADKILKALGSTYRIDAHELHTTPSIGIAIFPDDGDTAEALMQNADTAMYHAKSAGRNNVQFFTASMNQAAKDRHELEGGLHLALEREELELHYQPQVDGLGRVIGAEALLRWQSPDHGLVSPPSFIPLAEETGLILPIGSWVLATACAQLKAWSGDARLCSLQLAVNVSPREFRQSDFAEQVRRIIESSGANPARLKLELTESLVLDNVEDTILKMQTIKKLGIAFSLDDFGTGYSSLSYLTRLPLDQLKIDRSFVLKLPDNVSDGIVTQTIITMAAGLGLNAIAEGVETEVQREFLERHGCHAYQGYLFSRPLPLEEFEGFVFAH from the coding sequence ATGAGCTCCGCCCAGCATCTCGCCGCGCACACGGGTCATCGCATCCGCCTGGTCATGCTGCTCGGACTTGCCGCACTCGGCGTCATGGCCGTCATCGCCAGCATGCTCTGGAATGCCCGCCAGGAAAGGTTGCGCGAAGCCGGAAAGACCACCCTCAACTATTCCGCCATCATCGAAGCGCGACTCGACGCGACGCTGCGCCGCTGTGACACGGTTCTGCTGACACTGACCCGCACGCTGCCGCTCGAGGCGCTGCAAACCTCGGCGATTGCCGCCCACACGGCCCGGATCAGCGCCACACTTGATTCAAGCCTCCTCAACTTCGACGAGATATCCGGCATCCGGGTGTTCGGCGCCGGCGGCGACCTGCTCTACACCTCGGGCGAGATGCCTGCGAACGGCATCAACATCTCCGACCGCGGCTATTTCCAGTCGCTGCGCGACCAGCCGGGCGCCGGCCTGGTGTTCTCCGAAGTGATTGTTTCCCGCGCCACCGGCCGCGAGACCATCACCGCATCGCGAGCGCTGCGCGACGCCCAGGGCCGCTTCCGCGGAGTGGTAACGATCGGCCTCAAGCTGGAATATTTCCAGAAGCTGTTCCAGTCGCTGGCGATTGGTGCCCACGGCCTGATCTCGATCCGCCGCAGCGACGATTTCCGGCTGGTGCTGCGCTGGCCGCCGATCGACGCCGAGATCAACCAGCCGCTGCCGGCGAACGCCCTGACGCGAAGCGCCATCAGCGCCGGTCAGCGGGAGGGCACCACCGAATACAAGGGCGTCCTTGACGGCATCACGCGCACCTTCAGCTTCCACGTGCTGGAGCCCTATCCGTTCTATGTGCTGTCGGCGCTGGCGCATGACGAAGTGCTGGCCGGCTGGAGGCGAACCGCCACGACGCTGGGCGCCTCCAGCGCATTGTTGCTGGCCCTGATGGTCTACTTGCTGCTGCGGCTGGCGCGCATGGAAACGCGGCAACAAGCCCTGCTTGCCGGCCAGAGCGAGAGCGAGGAAGTGTTCCGGCACCTGTTCGAGGACATGAACGACCCGATCCTGCTGATCAGGGATGGAGCCTTCGTCGACTGCAACGCCGCGACGCTGAAACTGCTCGGCTACAGCAGCAAGCAGCAGTTTCTCGACCGGCGTCCCGCCGAAATATCCCCCGAGCACCAGCCGGATGGACGATCGTCGGAAGAAAAGGCCGCAGCGATGATAACCACTGCCCTGCAAATGGGTTACCACCGCTTCGAATGGATGCACTCGCGCGCCGATGGCTCGAACGTTCCGGTCGAAGTGACGCTGACCCCCATCACCATGAGTGGCGCGGTGGTTCTGCACACGCTCTGGCGCGACATCAGCGAGCGACTGGCCGCCGAGCGCAGGCTGCGCCTGCTGGCCAATGTATTCGAGCGCAGCGGCGAGGCGATCATGATCACCGATCGCGACAACCGCATCCTCGAAGTCAATCAGGCTTTCGTTCGCCTCACCGGCTACGGCGCCGATGAAGTGCGCGGGCATAACCCCAGCATCCTGTCATCAGGCCGCACCACGCGCGAAGAATTCAAGGCCATGTGGCAGGCCATCGAGAACGACAGCTTCTGGCAGGGCGAAGTGTGGGACAAGCGCAAGGATGGCAGCTTCTATCCGAAATGGCTCACCATTTCCGCGGTCAGAAACGGTCGCGGGGAAATCGATTACTACATCGGCAGCTTTGCCGACATGACGGAGCGCAAGGCGGCGCAGGAGCGGATCAACCACCTCGCGCTGCACGACACGCTGACCGGCCTGCCCAACCGCTACAACCTGCAGGGACGCCTCGATCAGGCGCTAGCCACGGCACGCAGGGATGCCGGTCGCGTGGCCTTGCTGTTCATCGACATGGACCGCTTCAAGAACATCAATGACACCCTCGGCCACCACCTCGGCGACGGACTGCTGCAGGAAGTGGCGGTCCGGCTGACAGCCAGCGTGCGCGACAGCGATGTGGTCGCCCGTCTCGGCGGTGACGAATTCGTGGTAGTGCTTACCGGAGTCGAAGCGGCCGCCGCAGGCACTGTTGCCGACAAGATTCTCAAGGCGCTGGGATCGACCTATCGGATAGACGCTCACGAGTTGCATACCACGCCCAGCATCGGCATTGCGATCTTCCCCGACGATGGCGATACCGCCGAAGCGCTGATGCAGAACGCCGACACCGCGATGTATCACGCCAAATCGGCGGGACGCAACAATGTCCAGTTCTTCACTGCCAGCATGAACCAGGCCGCCAAGGATCGTCATGAACTGGAAGGCGGCCTGCACCTTGCTCTGGAACGCGAGGAGCTCGAGCTGCACTACCAGCCACAGGTCGACGGCCTGGGGCGTGTCATCGGCGCCGAAGCATTGCTGCGCTGGCAGAGCCCGGACCACGGCTTGGTGTCGCCTCCGAGCTTCATCCCTCTGGCGGAGGAAACCGGACTGATCCTGCCCATCGGCAGCTGGGTCCTTGCCACGGCCTGTGCCCAGCTCAAGGCATGGTCAGGAGACGCACGGCTGTGCAGCCTGCAGCTGGCCGTCAACGTCAGCCCGCGCGAGTTCCGACAGTCGGATTTCGCGGAACAGGTACGTCGGATCATCGAGAGCAGCGGCGCCAACCCAGCGCGTCTGAAACTGGAACTGACCGAGAGCCTGGTCCTGGACAACGTCGAGGACACCATCCTCAAGATGCAGACGATCAAGAAGCTGGGTATCGCCTTTTCCCTGGACGATTTCGGCACCGGTTATTCGTCGCTCTCCTACCTGACCCGGCTACCGCTGGACCAGCTCAAGATCGACCGCAGCTTCGTACTCAAACTGCCTGACAACGTCAGCGACGGCATCGTCACGCAAACCATCATCACCATGGCCGCCGGACTCGGTCTGAATGCGATCGCCGAGGGCGTCGAGACCGAAGTGCAGCGCGAATTTCTCGAACGGCACGGCTGCCATGCCTATCAGGGCTACCTGTTCAGTCGGCCGCTGCCGCTGGAGGAATTCGAGGGCTTCGTGTTCGCCCACTGA
- a CDS encoding thioredoxin family protein, with amino-acid sequence MRRLRVLAALLFAALFAVSPAPTLAQIGEEILPPVFVETLLELPDDAAQAAKSGKRLLLYFGQVGCPYCKELMQTSFTQKAIVDKTAKHFLPIAFNLFGDREVTWFDGKVRSEKEFAKFLKVQFTPTLLLLDEKGNIIARINGYYPPHRFSAALDYSVQRLEGKRSFAEHMKAVPQTGASATLHEQPFFMKPPLNLARKPGDKPLAVLFESRHCAPCDELHQEGFKRKETLAAISRLDVARFSLSGRDALTTPDGRSSNAEAWGRQLGISYTPSVVFFDDRGKEVFRLEAYVRPFHFTSSFEYVASGAYRKEPEFQRFLQNKAEHMKERGEKLELWK; translated from the coding sequence ATGCGTCGGCTGCGGGTTCTTGCAGCGCTGCTTTTCGCCGCGCTTTTCGCCGTATCGCCAGCGCCGACTCTTGCTCAGATCGGCGAAGAGATTCTGCCGCCGGTATTTGTCGAGACGCTGCTCGAACTTCCCGACGATGCCGCCCAGGCGGCGAAGTCGGGCAAGCGCCTGCTGCTGTATTTCGGCCAGGTGGGCTGCCCCTACTGCAAGGAACTGATGCAGACCAGTTTCACGCAGAAGGCTATCGTGGACAAGACGGCAAAACATTTCCTGCCGATCGCCTTCAATCTTTTCGGCGACCGCGAAGTCACCTGGTTCGACGGCAAAGTACGCAGCGAAAAGGAATTCGCTAAATTCCTCAAGGTGCAGTTCACGCCGACGCTGCTGCTGCTCGACGAGAAGGGCAACATCATCGCGCGCATCAACGGTTATTACCCGCCGCATCGATTTTCCGCGGCGCTCGACTACTCGGTGCAGCGGCTGGAGGGCAAGCGCTCGTTTGCCGAGCACATGAAGGCCGTGCCGCAAACCGGCGCCAGCGCTACGCTTCACGAGCAGCCATTTTTCATGAAGCCGCCCTTGAACCTTGCCCGCAAGCCGGGCGACAAGCCGCTGGCCGTGCTGTTCGAGTCGCGTCACTGCGCGCCCTGTGACGAGTTGCACCAGGAAGGCTTCAAGCGCAAGGAAACGCTGGCGGCGATTTCACGTCTCGACGTTGCGCGCTTTTCGCTGTCGGGCCGCGATGCGCTGACCACGCCGGACGGGCGCAGCAGCAATGCCGAAGCCTGGGGCAGGCAACTCGGGATCAGTTACACGCCGAGCGTGGTGTTCTTCGATGATCGAGGCAAGGAGGTGTTCCGCCTCGAAGCCTACGTGCGCCCCTTCCACTTCACCTCATCCTTCGAGTACGTCGCCAGCGGCGCCTACCGCAAGGAGCCGGAGTTTCAGCGCTTCCTGCAGAACAAGGCCGAGCACATGAAGGAACGCGGCGAGAAACTGGAGCTGTGGAAGTAG
- the rplU gene encoding 50S ribosomal protein L21, protein MYAVIKTGGKQYRVAAGEKLKIEQIPADVGTEITLDQVLMVGEGESVKIGSPMLAGAKVTAKVIAQGRHPKVTIFKMRRRKHYQKHQGHRQNFTEIEISGIAA, encoded by the coding sequence ATGTATGCGGTCATAAAAACCGGTGGCAAGCAGTATCGCGTTGCCGCTGGCGAAAAACTCAAAATAGAACAGATACCGGCTGATGTAGGCACTGAAATCACTCTCGACCAGGTGCTCATGGTCGGCGAAGGCGAATCGGTCAAGATCGGTTCTCCCATGCTCGCCGGTGCCAAAGTCACCGCGAAAGTGATCGCTCAGGGCCGTCATCCCAAGGTCACCATTTTCAAGATGCGCCGTCGCAAGCACTACCAGAAGCACCAGGGCCATCGCCAGAACTTCACCGAAATCGAGATCAGCGGCATCGCCGCCTGA
- a CDS encoding LutB/LldF family L-lactate oxidation iron-sulfur protein codes for MEIKSMHFKANASAKLADVVLQGNLKNAKGKFVTKRAEAIKDLDDFEGTRDAAVAIRNKVIDNLDLWLEAFERKALDTGAKVLWAKDGAEVCRLVVEIAKSHGVKKVTKSKSMLSEEAGLNQALEAAGIQPVETDLGEYILQVDNNEPPSHIIAPAVHKSLDDVADLFHKVHGTPRKTEIPALTREAREVLRGHFLSAEMGLSGGNFLVAETGSVALVTNEGNGRMVTTLPKVHVVITGIEKVIPTLEDLSTLMRLLPRSATGQSISNYFSILTGVKKPEEHDGPEHLYFVLVDSGRADVVGGDFHAMLRCIRCGACMNHCPVYQTIGGHAYGWVYPGPMGSVLTPLYAGIENSIDLPHAATLCNQCGIVCPVKIPLPDLLRKLREKQTERGLRPLTERIGLRLWAWVAQQPRLYALGASFGARYLKWLAGDSNRIRVLPTAPEWTLGRDFPAPQGKTFRELYASRARTAPRV; via the coding sequence GTGGAAATCAAGTCCATGCACTTCAAGGCCAACGCCAGCGCCAAGCTGGCGGATGTGGTCCTGCAAGGCAACCTGAAAAATGCCAAGGGCAAGTTCGTGACCAAGCGCGCCGAGGCGATCAAGGATCTCGACGATTTCGAGGGCACGCGCGACGCGGCGGTGGCCATCCGCAACAAGGTGATCGACAACCTCGACCTGTGGCTCGAAGCCTTCGAGCGCAAGGCGCTGGATACCGGTGCCAAGGTATTGTGGGCGAAGGACGGCGCGGAAGTCTGCCGCCTCGTGGTCGAGATAGCCAAGAGTCATGGCGTGAAGAAGGTCACCAAGTCGAAGTCGATGCTCTCCGAGGAGGCCGGGCTCAACCAGGCGCTGGAAGCCGCGGGCATCCAGCCGGTGGAAACCGACCTCGGCGAATACATCCTGCAGGTCGACAACAACGAACCGCCCAGCCACATCATCGCGCCGGCGGTGCACAAGAGCCTCGACGACGTCGCCGACCTGTTCCACAAGGTGCATGGCACGCCGCGCAAGACCGAAATCCCGGCATTGACGCGCGAAGCCCGCGAGGTATTGCGTGGGCATTTCCTCTCGGCCGAGATGGGTCTCTCCGGCGGCAATTTCCTGGTGGCCGAAACCGGCTCGGTGGCGCTGGTCACCAACGAGGGCAACGGCCGCATGGTGACCACCCTGCCCAAGGTGCATGTGGTCATCACCGGCATCGAGAAGGTGATCCCTACCCTCGAAGATTTGTCGACGCTGATGCGCTTGCTGCCGCGCTCGGCAACAGGGCAGTCGATCTCGAATTATTTCTCGATCCTGACCGGGGTGAAGAAGCCGGAGGAACACGACGGCCCCGAGCATTTGTATTTCGTGCTGGTCGACAGCGGACGCGCCGACGTGGTGGGCGGCGATTTTCACGCGATGCTGCGTTGCATCCGCTGCGGCGCCTGCATGAACCATTGCCCGGTGTATCAGACCATCGGCGGCCACGCCTATGGCTGGGTCTATCCGGGGCCGATGGGCTCGGTGCTGACGCCGTTGTATGCCGGCATCGAGAACTCGATTGATTTGCCGCACGCGGCCACCCTGTGCAACCAGTGCGGCATCGTCTGCCCGGTGAAAATCCCGCTGCCCGACCTGTTGCGCAAGTTGCGCGAGAAGCAGACCGAACGCGGCCTGCGGCCGCTCACCGAACGCATCGGCTTGCGGCTGTGGGCCTGGGTGGCGCAGCAGCCGAGGCTCTACGCGCTGGGCGCGAGTTTCGGCGCGCGCTACCTGAAGTGGCTGGCCGGCGACTCCAATCGCATCCGCGTGCTGCCGACCGCACCGGAGTGGACGCTGGGACGCGATTTCCCGGCGCCGCAGGGCAAGACCTTCCGCGAACTGTATGCCTCGCGCGCCAGGACGGCGCCCCGCGTCTGA